A single region of the Pseudomonas granadensis genome encodes:
- a CDS encoding acyl-CoA thioesterase — protein MRFCDLLDAVRQQPEVTIPAEWGQGRASFGGLVAALQYEAMRGKVPAERPVRSLAITFVGPVEPGVPVSFEVEVLREGKAVSQMLGRALQNGQVVTIVQGSFGASRPSEVAVEAYPAPSMKHWDECQELPYIKSVTPEFMRHLAMRWSVGGMPFTGIASRLMGGWVRLRGDVKEEPVNEAHLLALVDAWPPALLPYLKKPAPGSTLTWTIEFVQPLHDLSTLDWCQYLADIEYAADGYGHVAAKLWSAKGELIAMSRQTVTIFA, from the coding sequence ATGCGCTTTTGCGATTTGCTCGATGCTGTCCGCCAACAACCTGAAGTGACGATTCCTGCCGAATGGGGTCAGGGCCGGGCCAGTTTTGGCGGGCTGGTGGCTGCGCTGCAATATGAAGCCATGCGCGGCAAAGTGCCGGCGGAGCGCCCGGTGCGTTCGCTGGCGATCACCTTCGTCGGCCCGGTTGAGCCGGGCGTGCCGGTGAGCTTCGAAGTGGAAGTGTTGCGTGAAGGCAAAGCCGTCAGCCAGATGTTGGGCCGGGCGTTGCAGAACGGTCAGGTGGTAACGATCGTGCAAGGCAGCTTCGGTGCCTCGCGGCCTTCGGAAGTAGCGGTTGAAGCGTATCCGGCGCCGTCGATGAAACACTGGGACGAATGCCAGGAGTTGCCGTACATCAAAAGCGTGACCCCGGAATTCATGCGGCACCTGGCGATGCGCTGGAGCGTCGGCGGCATGCCGTTCACCGGCATTGCGTCGCGCTTGATGGGCGGCTGGGTACGTTTGCGTGGGGATGTCAAAGAGGAGCCAGTCAACGAGGCGCATCTGCTGGCGCTGGTCGATGCCTGGCCGCCGGCGCTGTTGCCGTATCTGAAGAAACCTGCACCGGGCAGCACGCTGACCTGGACGATCGAGTTCGTGCAGCCGTTACACGATTTGAGCACGCTGGACTGGTGCCAGTACCTGGCCGATATCGAGTACGCCGCCGACGGTTATGGCCACGTTGCGGCCAAGCTGTGGAGCGCGAAAGGCGAGTTGATTGCCATGAGTCGGCAAACCGTAACGATCTTCGCCTGA
- a CDS encoding CHAD domain-containing protein, which translates to MIDRLVAHILSLEVRLLACQARMTARTDPEALHDLRTTVRRLRSLLRPLRGLPGVEQLESAASAVGELTTPWRDREVLAAYLLKHDQPQAAERRMAQMAEAYPALAASNEVASLMMILDAFPRFLRASQHQGLLKGLDKRIEKRLGKQWQKLDEALHDPAHDRHRLRLLIKRVRYGIEAYPELDRLPAAAYKRLKSAQGALGDWHDCWQWLAKAELETDLQPCVATWQAGLIKAELKADQVLEKLDTDCFKHS; encoded by the coding sequence ATGATTGACCGGTTGGTGGCTCATATCCTGAGTCTGGAAGTGCGATTGCTGGCCTGCCAGGCGCGCATGACGGCGAGAACCGATCCTGAGGCGCTGCACGATTTGCGTACCACCGTGCGCCGGTTGCGCAGTCTGTTGCGGCCGCTACGCGGCTTGCCAGGTGTCGAGCAGCTTGAAAGCGCCGCGTCGGCCGTCGGTGAACTGACCACGCCGTGGCGCGATCGCGAAGTGCTGGCGGCGTATCTGCTCAAACATGATCAGCCGCAAGCCGCCGAGCGGCGCATGGCGCAAATGGCCGAGGCCTATCCGGCATTGGCGGCGAGCAATGAAGTTGCATCGTTGATGATGATCCTCGATGCCTTTCCGCGTTTCCTGCGCGCGTCTCAGCATCAGGGCCTGCTCAAGGGCCTGGATAAACGCATCGAAAAACGCTTGGGCAAGCAATGGCAGAAACTCGATGAAGCGCTGCACGATCCCGCCCATGACCGCCATCGCTTGCGTCTGTTGATCAAACGCGTGCGCTATGGCATCGAAGCTTATCCCGAACTGGACCGCTTGCCCGCGGCAGCCTACAAGCGCTTGAAGTCTGCCCAGGGTGCGCTGGGTGACTGGCACGATTGCTGGCAATGGCTGGCGAAGGCCGAGCTGGAAACGGACCTGCAACCGTGTGTCGCCACTTGGCAGGCGGGGCTGATCAAGGCAGAGCTGAAGGCTGATCAAGTGCTGGAAAAACTCGATACAGACTGCTTCAAACATTCCTGA
- a CDS encoding patatin-like phospholipase family protein, protein MKKRVALVLGSGGARGYAHIGVIEEIEKRGYEIACIAGCSMGAVVGGIYAAGKLDEYRNWIERLDYLDVLRLVDVSFRLGAIRGEKVFGQIRKIVGEINIEALRIPYTAVAADLTNQQEIWFQEGCLHQAMRASAAIPSLFTPVMQGNRMLVDGGILNPLPIVPVVSSHCDLIIAVNLNATNQRQYKLPIIERPPAFRSRFDSLINSLGSKLPFRRTQAEQLLKLEQEALRAEAAAINPWLEGAEPESQQPAAAPEREGAPKSATGSFIIDNVGPASLLDLINQSFEVMQTSLAQYKIAGYPPDILINVPKRVCRFFEFYKAPELIALGREIASDTLDRYEQEQG, encoded by the coding sequence ATGAAAAAACGAGTCGCACTGGTGTTGGGTTCCGGTGGCGCCCGGGGCTATGCCCATATCGGCGTCATCGAAGAAATCGAGAAACGCGGTTACGAAATCGCCTGCATCGCCGGCTGTTCGATGGGTGCAGTGGTCGGCGGAATCTACGCCGCGGGCAAGCTCGACGAGTACCGCAACTGGATCGAACGCCTCGACTACCTCGATGTGCTGCGGCTGGTCGACGTGAGCTTTCGCCTCGGCGCGATTCGCGGCGAAAAAGTCTTCGGGCAGATCCGCAAGATCGTCGGCGAGATCAATATCGAAGCTTTGCGCATCCCCTATACCGCCGTCGCCGCCGACCTCACCAATCAACAGGAGATCTGGTTTCAGGAAGGCTGTTTGCATCAGGCAATGCGCGCTTCGGCGGCGATTCCCAGCCTGTTTACTCCAGTGATGCAAGGCAATCGTATGCTGGTCGACGGCGGCATTCTCAATCCGTTGCCGATCGTGCCGGTGGTGTCGAGCCACTGTGACCTGATCATTGCGGTCAATCTCAATGCAACCAACCAGCGCCAATACAAACTGCCGATCATTGAACGCCCGCCAGCGTTCCGCTCGCGTTTTGACAGCCTTATCAATTCGCTGGGTTCGAAGCTGCCGTTCCGCCGCACACAGGCCGAGCAATTATTGAAGCTCGAACAGGAAGCGCTGCGCGCCGAAGCGGCCGCCATCAATCCCTGGCTCGAAGGCGCCGAACCGGAAAGCCAGCAACCGGCCGCCGCGCCCGAGCGTGAGGGCGCGCCGAAATCGGCGACGGGTTCGTTCATCATCGACAACGTCGGGCCGGCCTCGCTGCTCGATCTGATCAACCAGAGTTTCGAGGTGATGCAGACCTCACTGGCGCAGTACAAGATCGCCGGGTACCCGCCGGATATCCTGATCAACGTGCCGAAACGCGTGTGCCGGTTTTTCGAATTCTACAAGGCGCCGGAACTGATCGCGCTGGGGCGGGAGATTGCCAGCGATACACTGGATCGGTATGAGCAGGAGCAGGGTTGA
- a CDS encoding response regulator, with product MSQTATILVIDDEPQIRKFLRISLASQGYKVLEAGSGAEGLAQAALNKPDLLVLDLGLPDMDGQQVLREFREWATAPVLVLSVRASEGQKVEALDGGANDYVTKPFGIQEFLARVRALLRQAPAGEAQQAALKFGPLTVDLAYRRVLLDGVEVALTRKEYAVLAQLARHPGRVITQQQLLKDIWGPTHTEDSHYLRIVVGHLRQKLADDPTRPRFIVTEAGVGYRLLNEVG from the coding sequence ATGAGCCAGACCGCGACCATTTTGGTCATCGATGACGAGCCGCAGATCCGCAAGTTCCTGCGCATCAGCCTGGCGTCCCAAGGCTACAAAGTACTCGAGGCCGGCAGCGGTGCCGAAGGCCTGGCCCAGGCGGCGCTGAATAAACCCGACCTGCTGGTGCTCGACCTCGGCCTGCCGGACATGGACGGCCAGCAAGTGCTGCGCGAATTTCGCGAATGGGCCACAGCGCCGGTGCTGGTGCTGTCGGTGCGCGCCAGCGAAGGGCAGAAAGTCGAGGCGCTGGATGGCGGCGCGAATGACTACGTGACCAAGCCGTTCGGCATCCAGGAATTCCTCGCCCGGGTTCGCGCCTTGTTGCGTCAGGCTCCGGCAGGAGAGGCGCAGCAGGCCGCATTGAAGTTCGGCCCGTTGACCGTGGATCTGGCGTATCGGCGGGTGCTGCTCGACGGCGTCGAAGTGGCGCTGACCCGCAAGGAATACGCGGTGCTGGCGCAACTGGCGCGGCATCCCGGGCGGGTGATCACCCAGCAGCAATTGCTCAAGGACATCTGGGGACCGACGCATACCGAGGACAGCCATTACTTGCGGATCGTGGTTGGGCATCTTCGGCAGAAACTGGCGGATGATCCGACGCGGCCGCGATTCATCGTCACCGAGGCCGGGGTGGGCTATCGCCTGTTGAATGAGGTTGGCTGA
- a CDS encoding sensor histidine kinase: protein MSDSGRADALLADLPRDGRGRLKVFLGAAPGVGKTYAMLQAAHSQLRQGVKVLAGVVETHGRAETEALLGGLPQQPLLRSEYRGVMLEEMDLDGILAARPKLVLVDELAHSNAPGSRHAKRWQDIQELLAAGIDVFTTVNVQHLESLNDQVRGITGVQVRETLPDWVLQEAFELLLIDLPPRELLERLREGKVYVPEQARAAIDAFFTQTNLTALRELAMQTAAAQVDNDLAQGYRQLGQAAPAVRGRLLVGVDGDAQAERLVRHASRVAQRRHLPWSLVHVDNGRVRDEQSRLRLQSAQQLAERLGGEVVLLRAGEVAKTLIQHAVERRASLVLVGQSRPRLRRRLLGGGLAARLLRQAHGLEINVLDSDEQPQQPQARSPLTLVWFDYALALVATLLATALAWAVSSVLPLPNISLVFLAAVLLVAVRSSLGPALACAALSFLTYDFLFIPPNFSFSIQREEDVLTLLFFLLMAALTGNLAARQRRQLQALRDTQEETSELLDLSRKLTAATDRQAVVSAAAQHLNGWNDLQLCLLNRDGQGGWKVETGGPLQFTEAERAAADWAWQHDQPAGMGTGTLPFGRWWWWPLSVEDGPLALLGVCAKEGQTLSGQRRRLLTALSQPLAQALARAQLADDLEAARLHGETEQLRSALLASVSHDLRTPLTAMRGSIDSLLALGEAIPLEDRRELLEGTRDEAERLDRYIQNLLDMTRLGHGALKLARDWVSPADIVGSSLNRLRAVLAPLQVSTDVPAELPLLYVHAALIEQALVNVLENAARFSPVHGRLQLNAGADDQEIFFSVSDEGPGIPEDERAKIFDMFYTAARGDRGGQGTGLGLAICQGMVGAHGGRISVADGIDGRGTCITLHLPLQTQPGMDGEA from the coding sequence ATGAGCGACTCCGGCCGCGCCGACGCGCTGTTAGCAGACCTGCCCCGTGACGGCCGTGGCCGACTCAAGGTATTCCTCGGCGCCGCGCCCGGTGTCGGCAAGACCTACGCCATGCTCCAGGCCGCCCACAGCCAACTTCGCCAAGGCGTGAAAGTCCTTGCCGGGGTGGTCGAAACCCACGGCCGCGCCGAAACCGAAGCGCTGCTCGGCGGCCTGCCGCAGCAACCGCTGCTGCGCTCGGAATACCGTGGCGTGATGCTCGAAGAAATGGACCTCGACGGCATCCTCGCGGCGCGACCGAAGCTGGTGCTGGTCGACGAGCTGGCGCACAGCAACGCCCCCGGCAGCCGTCACGCCAAGCGCTGGCAGGACATTCAGGAATTGCTCGCCGCCGGCATCGACGTGTTCACCACGGTCAACGTCCAGCATCTGGAAAGCCTCAACGATCAGGTGCGCGGCATCACCGGTGTGCAGGTCCGCGAAACCCTGCCGGACTGGGTTCTGCAAGAAGCCTTCGAACTGCTGCTGATCGACCTGCCCCCGCGTGAATTGCTCGAGCGTCTGCGCGAAGGCAAGGTCTATGTCCCAGAGCAAGCCCGCGCCGCCATCGACGCCTTTTTTACCCAGACCAACCTCACCGCGTTGCGCGAACTGGCGATGCAAACCGCCGCCGCACAGGTCGATAACGATCTGGCGCAGGGTTATCGCCAGCTCGGTCAGGCCGCGCCGGCCGTGCGCGGGCGCTTGCTGGTCGGCGTCGATGGCGATGCGCAGGCTGAGCGTCTGGTGCGCCACGCCAGTCGCGTTGCTCAACGTCGGCATTTGCCGTGGAGCCTGGTGCACGTCGACAATGGCAGGGTGCGTGACGAGCAATCGCGCCTGCGTCTGCAAAGTGCCCAGCAACTGGCTGAACGCCTCGGTGGCGAAGTGGTGCTGCTGCGTGCCGGCGAGGTGGCGAAGACTTTGATCCAGCACGCCGTCGAACGTCGCGCCAGTCTGGTGCTGGTCGGCCAGTCGCGGCCGCGTCTGCGTCGACGCTTGTTGGGTGGGGGACTCGCTGCGCGGCTGTTGCGTCAGGCTCACGGGCTGGAAATCAATGTTCTCGACAGTGATGAACAACCCCAGCAACCGCAGGCCCGCAGTCCGCTGACGCTGGTGTGGTTCGACTACGCATTGGCACTGGTTGCGACGCTGTTGGCGACGGCGCTGGCGTGGGCGGTGTCCAGCGTATTACCGTTGCCGAACATTTCGCTGGTGTTCCTCGCCGCGGTGTTGCTGGTGGCGGTGCGCAGCAGTCTCGGCCCGGCGCTGGCGTGTGCCGCGCTGTCGTTTCTTACTTACGACTTTTTATTCATTCCGCCGAATTTTTCTTTCAGCATTCAGCGCGAAGAAGACGTCCTGACCTTGCTGTTTTTCCTGCTGATGGCGGCGCTCACCGGTAACCTCGCAGCGCGCCAGCGCCGACAGTTGCAGGCCTTGCGCGACACCCAGGAGGAAACCAGCGAACTGCTCGACCTGTCGCGCAAGCTCACCGCCGCCACCGATCGCCAGGCCGTGGTCAGCGCCGCCGCGCAGCACCTCAACGGCTGGAACGATCTGCAACTGTGCCTGCTCAATCGCGACGGTCAGGGCGGCTGGAAAGTCGAAACTGGCGGCCCGCTGCAATTCACCGAGGCGGAGCGCGCCGCCGCCGATTGGGCGTGGCAGCACGATCAACCGGCGGGCATGGGCACCGGCACGCTGCCGTTCGGGCGTTGGTGGTGGTGGCCGTTGTCGGTCGAGGACGGGCCGTTGGCGCTGCTCGGTGTGTGCGCAAAAGAGGGCCAGACCTTGAGCGGCCAGCGCCGTCGACTGCTCACCGCGTTGAGCCAGCCGCTGGCGCAAGCACTGGCGCGCGCGCAGTTGGCCGACGATCTGGAAGCCGCGCGCCTGCACGGCGAAACCGAACAGTTGCGCAGTGCCTTGCTGGCCTCGGTGTCTCACGATCTGCGCACGCCGCTGACCGCCATGCGCGGCAGCATCGACAGTCTGCTGGCGCTCGGCGAAGCGATCCCGCTGGAGGATCGCCGCGAGCTGCTCGAAGGTACCCGGGATGAAGCCGAGCGCCTCGACCGTTACATCCAGAACCTGCTCGACATGACCCGACTTGGCCACGGCGCACTGAAACTGGCGCGCGACTGGGTGTCGCCGGCAGACATCGTCGGCAGTTCGCTCAACCGCTTGCGCGCGGTGCTCGCGCCGTTGCAGGTCAGCACCGACGTGCCGGCCGAATTGCCGCTGCTGTACGTGCACGCGGCGCTGATCGAGCAAGCGCTGGTCAACGTGCTGGAAAACGCCGCGCGCTTTTCACCCGTTCACGGCCGCTTGCAACTCAACGCGGGCGCGGACGATCAGGAGATTTTTTTCTCGGTCAGCGACGAGGGGCCGGGGATTCCCGAAGACGAGCGGGCGAAGATTTTTGACATGTTCTACACCGCCGCGCGCGGTGATCGTGGCGGCCAGGGCACGGGTCTGGGGCTGGCGATCTGTCAGGGCATGGTCGGCGCGCACGGCGGGCGCATCAGCGTTGCCGACGGCATTGATGGCCGTGGCACATGCATCACCCTGCACCTGCCACTGCAGACGCAGCCGGGGATGGACGGTGAAGCCTGA
- the kdpC gene encoding potassium-transporting ATPase subunit KdpC: MSTMLRPSLSLLVLMTLVTGIAYPLAVTGIAQVVFPEQANGSLVRDADGKVRGSSLIAQDFSGDAWFHPRPSAGAFATVSSSASNLAPSNPVLATRVIDDARKLQVPGQGPVPLALLTTSASGLDPHLPPAAIAYQLARVAQARDLPVSTVQQLLDAHIEQPLVGPPVVNVLELNMALQQL; encoded by the coding sequence ATGTCCACAATGCTACGTCCGTCCCTGAGCCTGTTGGTGCTGATGACCCTGGTCACCGGCATCGCCTATCCACTGGCGGTCACCGGCATTGCCCAGGTGGTCTTCCCTGAGCAAGCCAATGGCAGTCTGGTCCGTGACGCCGACGGTAAAGTCCGCGGCTCCTCACTGATCGCCCAGGATTTCAGCGGCGATGCGTGGTTCCACCCACGACCATCTGCCGGCGCCTTCGCCACCGTTTCCAGCAGCGCCAGCAACCTCGCCCCGAGCAATCCGGTGCTCGCCACGCGGGTGATCGACGACGCCCGGAAATTGCAGGTTCCCGGCCAGGGCCCGGTGCCGCTGGCGTTACTGACCACCTCGGCCAGCGGCCTCGATCCGCACTTGCCACCAGCGGCAATTGCCTATCAACTGGCGCGTGTCGCCCAGGCGCGCGATCTGCCGGTGTCGACGGTGCAGCAGTTGCTCGATGCGCACATCGAACAGCCGCTGGTGGGGCCGCCGGTGGTGAATGTGCTGGAGCTGAACATGGCGCTGCAACAACTCTGA
- the kdpA gene encoding potassium-transporting ATPase subunit KdpA, translating to MHSYDYWLILGFFALVLLPAPFLGRFYYKVMEGQRTWLTPILGPVERGCYRIAGVDPKVEQSWQKYTLALLAFNLAGFLLLFAILLFQDHLPLNPQNLPGQEWTQAFNTAVSFMTNTNWQSYSGEATLSYLSQMVGLTVQNFVSAATGLAVLVALCRGIGRKSAQTLGNFWVDMTRATLYGLLPLCLLLALYLVWQGVPQTFAQYVNAVTMQGVDQVIPLGPAASQIAIKQLGTNGGGFFGVNSAHPFENPTAWSNLFEVASIILIPAALVFTFGHYVKDLRQSRAIIACMLALFLIGGATSLWAEYQPNPTLNNAAVEQTAPLEGKEARFGTTATVLWSVTTTAASNGSVNGMHDSLNPLSGMVALVNMMVGEVIFGGVGAGLYGMLLNVLIAVFLAGLMIGRTPEYLGKKLQAREVQLLVVTLLVMPVSVLVLGAIAAALPGPTATISNPGPHGFSQLLYAYTSAGANNGSAFGGLSANTPFHNLMLGLGMLIGRFGYILPVLALAGSLAMKKTAPIGQNSFPTHGPLFVTLLTVTILLVGGLTFLPTLALGPIAEHLSLGF from the coding sequence ATGCACAGTTATGACTATTGGCTGATCCTCGGCTTCTTTGCGCTGGTCTTGCTGCCTGCGCCTTTCCTGGGACGCTTTTACTACAAGGTGATGGAAGGCCAGCGCACCTGGCTGACGCCGATCCTCGGTCCGGTCGAGCGCGGTTGCTATCGCATTGCCGGTGTCGATCCAAAGGTGGAGCAAAGCTGGCAGAAATACACGCTGGCGCTGCTCGCGTTCAACCTCGCCGGTTTCCTGTTGCTGTTCGCGATTCTGCTGTTCCAGGATCACCTGCCGCTGAACCCGCAGAATCTTCCGGGCCAGGAGTGGACGCAGGCGTTCAACACTGCGGTCAGTTTCATGACCAACACCAACTGGCAGTCCTACAGCGGTGAGGCGACCCTCAGCTACCTGAGCCAGATGGTCGGCCTCACAGTGCAGAACTTCGTCAGCGCCGCCACCGGCCTCGCCGTGCTGGTCGCGCTGTGCCGTGGCATCGGCCGCAAATCGGCGCAGACCCTCGGCAACTTCTGGGTCGACATGACCCGCGCTACCCTCTACGGCCTGCTGCCGCTGTGCCTGTTGCTGGCGCTGTATCTGGTCTGGCAGGGTGTGCCGCAGACGTTTGCGCAGTACGTCAATGCGGTGACCATGCAGGGTGTCGATCAAGTGATCCCGCTCGGCCCGGCCGCCAGCCAGATTGCGATCAAGCAACTGGGCACCAACGGTGGCGGTTTCTTCGGCGTCAACTCGGCACATCCGTTCGAGAACCCGACCGCCTGGAGCAACCTGTTCGAAGTCGCGTCGATCATTCTGATTCCGGCGGCGCTGGTGTTCACCTTCGGCCACTACGTCAAGGACCTGCGCCAGAGCCGCGCGATCATCGCCTGCATGCTGGCGCTGTTCCTGATCGGCGGTGCGACCTCGCTGTGGGCCGAATATCAACCGAATCCGACCCTGAACAACGCCGCCGTCGAACAGACTGCGCCGCTGGAAGGCAAAGAGGCACGCTTCGGTACCACCGCCACGGTGCTGTGGTCGGTGACCACGACGGCGGCCTCGAACGGTTCGGTCAACGGCATGCACGACAGCCTCAATCCGCTGAGCGGCATGGTCGCGCTGGTCAACATGATGGTCGGCGAAGTGATCTTCGGCGGCGTCGGTGCCGGGCTCTACGGCATGTTGCTCAACGTGCTGATCGCGGTGTTCCTCGCCGGCCTGATGATCGGACGCACCCCTGAATACCTCGGCAAGAAACTCCAGGCGCGGGAAGTGCAATTGCTTGTGGTCACGCTGTTGGTGATGCCGGTCAGCGTGCTGGTTCTCGGTGCGATCGCCGCTGCCTTGCCTGGCCCGACGGCGACCATCAGCAACCCCGGCCCGCACGGTTTCAGCCAGTTGCTCTACGCCTACACCTCGGCGGGCGCCAACAACGGCTCGGCGTTCGGCGGCCTGAGCGCGAACACGCCGTTCCATAACCTGATGCTCGGCCTGGGCATGTTGATCGGGCGCTTCGGCTACATCCTCCCGGTACTGGCACTGGCCGGCAGCCTGGCGATGAAAAAAACCGCACCGATCGGCCAGAACAGCTTCCCGACTCACGGCCCGCTGTTCGTCACCCTGCTGACCGTGACCATTTTGCTGGTGGGCGGCCTGACCTTTCTGCCGACCCTGGCACTGGGCCCGATTGCCGAACATCTGAGCCTGGGCTTCTGA
- the kdpF gene encoding K(+)-transporting ATPase subunit F → MSVLDGVSLLLAVGLFIYLLVALLRADRN, encoded by the coding sequence ATGAGCGTTCTGGACGGGGTGTCACTGCTGTTGGCAGTGGGGCTGTTCATTTATCTGTTGGTTGCGCTGTTGCGCGCGGACCGGAACTAG
- the eat gene encoding ethanolamine permease yields MNTQLKPTLGTLHLWGIAVGLVISGEYFGWSYGWGVAGTLGFLVTSFMVATMYTCFIFSFTELTTAIPHAGGPFAYSRRAFGEKGGLIAGLATLIEFVFAPPAIALAIGAYLNVQFPALDPKHAAVGAYIVFMGLNILGVKLAATFELIVCVLAVAELLVFMGVVAPAFSFGNFALNGWAGSDVFGAPAIAGMFAAIPFAIWFFLAIEGAAMAAEEAKDPKRTIPKAYISGILTLVLLAMGVMFFAGGVGDWRTLANINDPLPQAMKTVVGDNSGWLHMLVWIGLFGLVASFHGIILGYSRQFFALARAGYLPASLAKLSRFQTPHRAIIVGGIIGIAAIYSDGLINLGGMTLTAAMITMAVFGAIVMYIMSMLSLFKLRKSEPNLERTFRAPCYPLVPMIALVLAVVCLVAMAWFNTLIGLIFLGFMAVGFGYFMMTGQLRADAPADAMLTGL; encoded by the coding sequence ATGAACACACAACTCAAACCCACGCTGGGCACGCTGCACCTGTGGGGCATTGCCGTGGGGCTGGTGATTTCCGGGGAGTACTTCGGTTGGAGTTACGGCTGGGGCGTGGCCGGCACACTGGGCTTTCTGGTCACCTCGTTCATGGTCGCGACCATGTACACCTGCTTCATCTTCAGCTTCACCGAACTGACCACCGCGATTCCCCATGCCGGCGGGCCGTTTGCCTATAGCCGCCGCGCCTTCGGCGAGAAAGGCGGATTGATCGCCGGTCTGGCAACGCTGATCGAATTCGTCTTCGCGCCGCCAGCGATTGCGCTGGCGATCGGCGCTTACCTGAATGTGCAGTTTCCAGCGCTCGACCCGAAACACGCTGCTGTCGGCGCCTATATCGTGTTCATGGGCCTGAACATTCTTGGCGTGAAACTGGCGGCGACCTTCGAACTGATCGTCTGCGTGCTGGCGGTGGCTGAACTGCTGGTGTTCATGGGTGTGGTCGCCCCGGCGTTCAGCTTCGGCAACTTCGCCCTCAACGGCTGGGCAGGCTCGGATGTTTTCGGCGCACCGGCGATTGCCGGCATGTTCGCGGCGATTCCGTTCGCCATCTGGTTCTTCCTCGCCATCGAAGGCGCGGCGATGGCGGCGGAAGAAGCCAAAGACCCGAAACGCACGATTCCCAAGGCGTACATCAGCGGCATCCTGACCCTGGTATTGCTGGCGATGGGGGTGATGTTCTTCGCTGGCGGCGTCGGTGACTGGCGCACCCTGGCCAATATCAACGACCCGCTGCCGCAAGCGATGAAAACCGTAGTCGGCGACAACTCCGGCTGGCTGCACATGCTGGTATGGATCGGCCTGTTCGGCCTGGTTGCCAGCTTCCACGGCATCATCCTCGGCTACTCTCGGCAGTTCTTCGCCCTCGCCCGCGCCGGGTATCTGCCGGCGTCGCTGGCGAAACTGTCGCGCTTTCAGACACCGCACCGCGCAATCATCGTTGGCGGCATCATCGGCATCGCGGCGATCTACAGCGATGGCCTGATCAACCTCGGCGGCATGACGCTGACCGCAGCGATGATCACCATGGCCGTGTTCGGTGCCATCGTGATGTACATCATGAGCATGCTTAGCCTGTTCAAACTGCGTAAATCCGAACCGAATCTGGAACGTACATTCCGTGCGCCGTGCTATCCGCTGGTACCGATGATCGCGTTGGTACTGGCAGTGGTCTGCCTGGTGGCGATGGCGTGGTTCAACACGCTGATCGGCCTGATTTTCCTGGGTTTCATGGCGGTTGGATTCGGGTATTTCATGATGACGGGTCAATTGCGCGCCGATGCGCCGGCGGATGCGATGTTGACCGGTCTGTAA
- a CDS encoding DUF2897 family protein translates to MPWYAWLILVVAIGSIVGGLMMLRDTANKVELTDEERKRVAQRNAEADAKDAQDR, encoded by the coding sequence ATGCCCTGGTATGCCTGGTTGATTCTGGTCGTTGCGATCGGCTCGATTGTTGGCGGATTGATGATGTTGCGTGACACCGCCAACAAGGTCGAACTGACCGATGAAGAACGCAAGCGCGTCGCACAGCGCAATGCCGAAGCCGACGCCAAGGACGCACAGGATCGCTGA
- a CDS encoding TetR/AcrR family transcriptional regulator has protein sequence MRYSQDHKAQTHQRIIKEASARFRKDGIGATGLQPLMKALGLTHGGFYSHFKSKDDLVEKALQEAGNQVDGLCAEIFAQDNALDLFIETYLSEWHQTSPDEGCPLLTISSELGLRGQPSPTSDEVLNARLTQIENSLDGENNAERAIVIMSTLVGALLLSRSVADAGFAQRILDVTRDHLKNRD, from the coding sequence ATGCGTTATTCGCAGGACCATAAAGCCCAGACCCATCAGCGCATCATCAAGGAAGCCTCGGCGCGCTTTCGCAAGGACGGCATCGGCGCCACCGGCCTGCAACCTCTGATGAAAGCGCTGGGGCTGACCCATGGCGGTTTCTATTCACATTTCAAATCCAAGGACGATCTGGTGGAGAAGGCCCTGCAGGAGGCCGGTAATCAGGTCGACGGCTTGTGCGCAGAGATTTTCGCTCAGGACAATGCACTGGATCTGTTCATCGAGACCTATCTATCGGAGTGGCATCAAACATCACCCGATGAAGGCTGCCCGCTGCTGACCATTTCCTCCGAACTGGGCCTGCGCGGGCAACCGAGCCCCACCAGTGATGAAGTGCTCAACGCACGGCTGACGCAAATCGAGAACAGTCTCGACGGCGAAAACAATGCAGAACGCGCCATCGTCATCATGTCGACCCTGGTCGGCGCGTTGCTGCTGTCACGCAGCGTCGCGGATGCCGGGTTTGCGCAACGCATTCTCGACGTCACCCGCGACCACCTGAAGAACCGCGACTAA